ATAAGCCTTTAGTAAGCGCCTCCCACACCTTCTGTGAAAAGGAACATTGAAAGAAGAGGTGATCACTCGTCTCCATGGGATGGTTGCAGAGTATGCAGGTCGGGTCAACGTTGTGGTTCCAGTGATGCATCCTGTCTCCAGTTGTAAGCATGTTCTTCATGACCAACCAAGTTATAAATGCATATTTCAGAGTGCAAAAAGGAAACCAAACCGCTTTGTAATTAGGCATCGTTAGATGAACATCCCGAATGAGGGACTAAGTGTCCTTTGTTTGAAACTTTCTGCGATATACATTATTCCGCCCTTTCCAAAGAGCGATGTCTTGTTCTGCAGTTCTCTTCAATTTTTGTTGCTGTATTATCTCCTCAACTTGATTCAGCACCGGTTGTCTGTGTCGCCGTTGTCTAGAATTGGTCATAACTTCTGCCACAATACTCGCTGCAGAGACTCCCAGGGTTATAGTCCCTCTATCTCCCAATTTATCATGTAAACGTCCCATAGAGCACCAGttgtcaaaccaaaacaaagtaGATTCACCATTCTTAACTTCCATTCGAGAAAATTGTGCTGCTAAGTTTCTATATTTCAGGATTTTATTCTATATCCAAGAGCCAGTTGTTGAGATGGGCTTCTCTGCCAATAAGGAGCACTCATAAAGAGTTCCGAGCTGAAGTTATTGATTCATGattttacaaactttttttataaaataaagttatggaaagtatcacaaaaatacagaaattGTTTGGATTATAGAAcgtgaaataaaataaatattctaatatGTAAGTTGGATTGGATGCTTATAAATCTGATGAACTAAATTGAGTTTAAGACACGACGactaaaaaactaaatttgtgtCAACTGTCAAGATATCACCACAATCTCGAAACTAATGCAAAATAATTTTGGAACAAtatcatataattattgatGATTTGATGTTAGAAAGAATCTAGAAGAAAATACTAAATAGtactagtactgattagatatGAGATCTAGCTTCTAGGTATTACGCTGGCAATGAAAAAGTCATAGCTATGTACGACTACGAAATCGATATATCTTGTAATTAATTACCACAATCTACATCATCGTCAATAAAGGGCTGAGGTAAGAGATACTTAAATGTTACCGTACGAACATACTATAAAGTATtgggatttttatctttgagACTCATAGTCACAGTTTTATGTACTTTCACGAAGGTCCTGATTTTCAAAATGCTGAGTGTACCATCAGAAATACTTGTTTAATGGTTGTTGTATGTTGGGAGTTAAGTGACCTTAGTTAGTTTAGGTAAACTATATCAAACTTTAGTTTTAACAACTCTATTGTTTCTCCAGAGATGTGAAACGGTGGTGGCGATGGTCTGGCAAGATTCCGAATTCTAGAAGAGATACGACTTAATTAGTCTGTTCCGATCCCTTGttaatatcaattatcaaaagGGCTTTTTAGTATGATGGTTATAatctagtgtatatataataacatgtGTATGTAAATGTACGCAGTGTAATTTGATCGATCAATTGCGTCTCGTACAATATATGAAAGATGCGCCTGACGTACGATGAACCATTGGACCACTTAGCTTAATAAtttgttaaagtgttagtaCTTCATTTTAAATCAatctttaatttaaatatagaCTAATGTAAAATCTCGCTAAGCAAATCTTTTGAAGATCGAATCATATGTATAGTATAGCCTTTTCAATCATACTGggttaaaaataaatgtagTGTTGATAACTTATTGTTGTATCACATAGAAAAATGTAAACACAGCTCAACCAAACCTTTTCCTtgttgtcatcatcatcatctcgaTGCACCTAACATTAAAAAGTTGAGTTTATTATTCTCTGTCTACAATGCATACATAATTTAATCTCAAATTCATTACGCAGTTTTTAACATTACAATTTGAAAAGCCTTTCGGGCCATTTATTGGTGCTGAGGCCCGTTTGAGTTCAAGTAAATGCTATATAAGTGGTTGTACGCCTGGTTTATTGGTACTGTTTAAACCATTGTTCATAATAAATCCTCTCAACTGGAAAAGCTAAAGGGCTTCTAATAAGTCCACCTACTCTGAATTGGGGGAGCTCAGATCATTTGGTTTCGATAAAACACTAACAGATGATCTAATGTTCCAAGTATTTTGAGCTTTTGAGAATACATCATGCGCCAATATGCATGTGTTTGTGTTAATATAGAGGATGCTGGATGCATAACGTAAAACATTAAAGTCTGAACATGAACCATTAAAAAACCATGAAATCAGAATATTGTAAATGAAAAACCATGAAATCAGAATATTGTAAAAGCGATCAGTTTGCATCCTGAGAAAGATAAAATAGAAGAAACAGTCTAGTCTTAACACATGTTGCACTAAATGTTCTGAAACACCTCCTTCTGTATCTGTGATAAGAACTTCCAAACCAGCACTGGACTTCACTTTGGATATGGCAACATACATCTGTCCAAGAGAGAACACTCGTCTTGGTAGATATAGACCGACTTTGGAAAGTGTTTGCACTTGATCACTTTCATCTATAGCCATTGCGAATGCAAGATTAAAAGGAAACTGCCTACGCCTCATTTTGATTGGATAACTTGCTTCTGTTGGGTATGAAATAATCCTAGGGATCAAGACTTTCTTACCAAGCTTATTACCTGATATAATCCTAGCCTCAAGCACAAAAGTTTCCAGCCGAGTAATTTGAAGTCTTGTCCCCTTACATAACCCATCGTAAGGATTAAGGTCCTTAAGTAACATGACGGGAGCACCAACCTTTAGTCTCAACTTAAAATCAGGCAATCCTGAAGCTTTGATGCTATTCAAAACTTCAGGAGGGTATAACATGTCGTCATCCGGGGTTGAGTGAGCTGGAGAGATGCTATCAGCGCTGTAACATTCTTTCTCTTGACCTGTAATAATACAATGAAGTCGTAGAAGTTAGTATGTGCATGTAATGACTATTAAGTGGAAAGCATTAAGAGTCAGTATATACCTGGCAACTGTGAAAGCATATAATCATTAATCTGATCAACGTCATTTGCATGACACAAAATAGCCTTCTCTTGATAAAAATCAGGATCAGTTAAGGACTGTGCAAAAGATTCTCAGTAAACTTCATTCACTATGGTTTTGATAGGAACTTTGCACTCAGTTATCAGCAAATCTTCAGGGATGTCAATTTCAGTTTCTCCATCATTCGGCTTGTTGATCTTTCCATTACCAATATCCGAAATCCATTTAGAGAAAGCTTCATGAATAGTTGTGTGAATTCTTGTTCCCTGGAAtacaattaacaaaatcatcaagATCGAGAAATTAAAGTACTCCAAACAAATGATTAAGGTACTACAAGTTTACAACAGTGATGAGCAGTAAAGAAAAACTCCTTAAATATAAGGACTCTGTCTTAATCGATTCATATGCACCAAACTAGTATACGTAAAATAaacttagaaagaaaaaaaaaaaacaaattaaaaaacattctAGGCCGTTGTTTTATTGCTAACATGAAAGATCACGAAACGGTGTTTAGCCAGAAActcaaataattaaatcaaatattaagTAAAACAACGAGATAATTGCCTCTACATCAGAGATTCAGATCAAGCAACTAGATGATTGGCTCAAGTAAGAAATACGAAGTCATGTGTAAAATTGTAATCAAACATATAACCCTTACAGAACTTAAGTCATGCATGAATAATTGATTACTATATGTATAAAATTGCAAATCATTCTAATAAATAGAGTAGTATATACCAATTAACTATTACAAAAGACACATGTTACCAGGTTTCTGTAGTTCTCAAATTACAATCAAATCGAGAAGCGCATATAAATAAATTCAGATAAAAGCCGTATACGTACCGATGAATCGAGTAAAACCATATCGACGGAGTTGCCTGATTCTCTGTTATTTCCCTCGCACGTTCGAATGATCTGCACTATGATCTTCCATGGCTTAATCTCATcgagagaagtagaagaagaagaggagtgTTTTCGAATTGAGGCCATTATTGTAGTGGTTTGTGAAACgttttctttttagttatgaTGAATTTGGCTAAATACGGAAGTTTGTGGAGCTTTTTATAAGCGTATAAAATCACGATCTTAACATAAATATTCTAACCGTTACGGAAGTTTTAAGGATTATCATCAGTCAAA
The Camelina sativa cultivar DH55 chromosome 6, Cs, whole genome shotgun sequence genome window above contains:
- the LOC104699074 gene encoding uncharacterized protein LOC104699074 → MASIRKHSSSSSTSLDEIKPWKIIVQIIRTCEGNNRESGNSVDMVLLDSSGTRIHTTIHEAFSKWISDIGNGKINKPNDGETEIDIPEDLLITECKSLTDPDFYQEKAILCHANDVDQINDYMLSQLPGQEKECYSADSISPAHSTPDDDMLYPPEVLNSIKASGLPDFKLRLKVGAPVMLLKDLNPYDGLCKGTRLQITRLETFVLEARIISGNKLGKKVLIPRIISYPTEASYPIKMRRRQFPFNLAFAMAIDESDQVQTLSKVGLYLPRRVFSLGQMYVAISKVKSSAGLEVLITDTEGGCKLIAFTIF